A region from the Musa acuminata AAA Group cultivar baxijiao chromosome BXJ1-10, Cavendish_Baxijiao_AAA, whole genome shotgun sequence genome encodes:
- the LOC135594911 gene encoding polygalacturonase-like translates to MHLRECSLVNLGLCLLRPSSFSHQHKHLHTNPINISSPFIKLSNTSTECIGFSRGCGAFMAQLRSFIVLLLVVVFDDLVSYGEAAYNIADYGAKSDGRTDSTKSLLAAWEAACGSAGSATMYVPAGDFLVGQATFAGPCSSSKITVQIDGTLVSPSDLGGPGDWLVFHHVEGVSVYGGTVDGRGSSLWACKAAGRSCAAGASSLTFRNSKDITISGLTSTDSELYHIVIDGCDGVTVKNVKITAPGNSPNTDGIHVQGSSHVTITGASIKTGDDCISVGPGTTNLWIEQVACGPGHGISIGSLGKEYDEEGVENVTVNTAVFTGTENGLRIKTWGRPSQGFVKGVVFEHAVMQNVQNPIIIDQNYCPGDRGCPDQSSGVRISGVTYNDIHGSSASEVAVNFDCSASNPCTGIGLQDIKLTYGNTAAESSCKHADGTASGFIVPPSCL, encoded by the exons ATGCACCTGAGGGAGTGTTCCCTCGTAAATCTCGGGCTGTGTTTGCTTCGTCCTTCATCCTTCAGCCACCAACACAAACACCTTCACACGAACCCTATAAATATCAGCAGTCCATTCATCAAGCTCTCCAACACCTCCACCGAGTGTATTGGTTTCAGTAGAGGCTGCGGTGCTTTCATGGCTCAGCTCAGGAGCTTCATCGTTCTCCTCCTCGTGGTCGTCTTCGACGACCTTGTGTCGTATGGGGAAGCAGCATACAACATTGCCGATTACGGCGCCAAGTCAGATGGCCGGACCGACTCGACCAAGTCGCTGCTCGCTGCATGGGAAGCGGCCTGCGGCTCGGCGGGGTCGGCCACCATGTACGTGCCGGCCGGGGACTTCTTGGTCGGCCAAGCCACCTTCGCTGGCCCATGCAGCAGCAGCAAGATCACCGTCCAGATCGACGGGACGCTCGTCTCGCCGTCCGATCTCGGCGGGCCTGGCGACTGGCTCGTGTTCCACCACGTCGAGGGCGTGTCGGTGTACGGCGGGACCGTCGACGGCCGCGGATCCTCCCTCTGGGCCTGCAAGGCCGCCGGACGTAGCTGCGCCGCCGGAGCCTCG TCGCTAACGTTCAGGAACTCGAAGGACATCACGATCAGCGGGCTGACATCGACGGACAGCGAGCTATACCACATCGTGATCGACGGCTGCGATGGCGTGACAGTGAAGAACGTCAAGATCACGGCACCGGGGAACAGCCCCAACACCGACGGCATCCACGTCCAAGGGTCGAGCCACGTGACGATTACCGGGGCCAGCATCAAGACCGGCGACGACTGCATCTCCGTCGGGCCCGGCACCACTAACCTGTGGATCGAACAGGTGGCGTGCGGCCCAGGCCACGGCATAAG CATCGGGAGCCTGGGGAAGGAGTACGACGAGGAGGGGGTGGAGAACGTGACGGTGAACACGGCGGTGTTCACGGGGACGGAGAATGGGCTGCGGATAAAGACATGGGGGAGGCCGAGCCAGGGGTTCGTGAAGGGGGTGGTGTTCGAGCACGCCGTGATGCAGAACGTCCAAAACCCCATCATCATCGACCAGAACTACTGCCCCGGCGACAGAGGATGCCCCGACCAG AGTTCCGGCGTCAGGATCAGTGGCGTGACGTACAATGACATTCATGGATCGTCTGCATCGGAAGTGGCGGTCAACTTCGACTGCAGCGCCAGCAACCCCTGCACCGGAATCGGGTTACAGGACATCAAGCTCACCTACGGGAACACGGCGGCGGAATCATCCTGTAAGCACGCCGATGGCACCGCCTCCGGCTTCATCGTGCCGCCAAGTTGTCTATGA
- the LOC135594913 gene encoding polygalacturonase-like has protein sequence MAQLRSFIVLLLVVVFDDLVSYGEAAYNIADYGAKSDGRTDSTKSLLAAWEAACGSAGSATMYVPAGDFLVGQATFAGPCSSSKITVQIDGTLVSPSDLGGAGDWLVFHHVEGVSVYGGTVDGRGSSLWACKAAGRSCAAGASSLTFRNSKDITISGLTSTDSELYHIVIDGCDGVTVQNVKITAPGNSPNTDGIHVQGSSHVTITGASIKNGDDCISVGPGTTNLWIEQVACGPGHGISIGSLGKEYDEEGVENVTVNTAVFTGTENGLRIKTWGRPSQGFVKGVVFEHAVMQNVQNPIIIDQNYCPGDRGCPDQSSGVRISGVTYNDIHGSSASEVAVNFDCSASNPCTGIGLQDIKLTYGNTAAESSCKHADGTASGFVVPPSCL, from the exons ATGGCTCAGCTCAGGAGCTTCATCGTTCTCCTCCTCGTGGTCGTCTTCGACGACCTTGTGTCGTATGGGGAAGCAGCATACAACATTGCCGATTACGGCGCCAAGTCAGATGGCCGGACCGACTCGACCAAGTCGCTGCTCGCTGCATGGGAAGCGGCCTGCGGCTCGGCGGGGTCGGCCACCATGTACGTGCCGGCCGGGGACTTCTTGGTCGGCCAAGCCACCTTCGCTGGCCCATGCAGCAGCAGCAAGATCACCGTCCAGATCGACGGGACGCTCGTCTCGCCGTCCGATCTCGGCGGGGCTGGCGACTGGCTCGTGTTCCACCACGTCGAGGGCGTGTCGGTGTACGGCGGGACCGTCGACGGCCGCGGATCCTCCCTCTGGGCCTGCAAGGCCGCCGGACGTAGCTGCGCCGCCGGAGCCTCG TCGCTAACGTTCAGGAACTCGAAGGACATCACGATCAGCGGGCTGACATCGACGGACAGCGAGCTATACCACATCGTGATCGACGGCTGCGATGGCGTGACAGTGCAGAACGTCAAGATCACGGCACCGGGGAACAGCCCCAACACCGACGGCATCCACGTCCAAGGGTCGAGCCACGTGACGATTACCGGGGCCAGCATCAAGAACGGCGACGACTGCATCTCCGTCGGGCCCGGCACCACTAACCTGTGGATCGAACAGGTGGCGTGCGGCCCAGGCCACGGCATAAG CATCGGGAGCCTGGGGAAGGAGTACGACGAGGAGGGGGTGGAGAACGTGACGGTGAACACGGCGGTGTTCACGGGGACGGAGAATGGGCTGCGGATAAAGACATGGGGGAGGCCGAGCCAGGGGTTCGTGAAGGGGGTGGTGTTCGAGCACGCCGTGATGCAGAACGTCCAAAACCCCATCATCATCGACCAGAACTACTGCCCCGGCGACAGAGGATGCCCCGACCAG AGTTCCGGCGTCAGGATCAGTGGCGTGACGTACAATGACATTCATGGATCGTCTGCATCGGAAGTGGCGGTCAACTTCGACTGCAGCGCCAGCAACCCCTGCACCGGAATCGGGTTACAGGACATCAAGCTCACCTACGGGAACACGGCGGCGGAATCATCCTGTAAGCACGCCGATGGCACCGCCTCCGGCTTCGTCGTGCCGCCAAGTTGTCTATGA